The DNA segment TGTCTACGACAGAAAATGCTTTGACCTTTTTTGCAATCGTCGCGACCTTCTGGATGTCAACGATCCTGAGAAGAGGATTGGTGGGCGTTTCTATCCATACCATTTTCGTATTTGGCTTCAATGCTTTCTTCACATTCTTAGAGTCGCTCATATCAATGAAGTCGAACTTCAATCCGAACTGCTCGAAAACCTTGACGAAAATTCGGTATGTGCCTCCGTAAAGATCGTTTCCCGCAACAACATGATCGCCGGACTTCAGGAGCTTTACAACGGCATCGATGGCTCCCATGCCGGAGGAGAATGCGGCGCAGAATTTCCCGTCCTCGAGGGCGGCGAGATTTTTTTCCAGTGCGGTCCGGGTTGGGTTACCTGCGCGCGAGTAGTCGTAGCCTTTGTGAACTGCCGGCTCAGATTGTACAAACGTGGACGTCTGGTAGATCGGCGTCATGATCGCACCTGTTGCCGTGTCGGCTTCCTGACCTCCATGAATTGCGGTTGTACCGAATCCCCATGAATTTTTCCGTAACTTCATTACTCCTCACATTTCATTCTTCTGTGTCGGTCGAGTTTTCAGTAAGTGCGTATATGAGATCCGACTTTGTAATAATGTCGAGCGAATTGTCTTCATGCTTGACGACCACCGCTGCTGTCTCCTTATCGAGCATCTTGTAGATCTTTTCTATGGAAACTCTCTCCTCAACGACAGGGAATGGCTTGTCCAGGAATTCCTTCACTTTGTGTTCCCGCAAAGCCGGATTAGAGACGAGAATCGACAGCACCTTATTTTCCGTAAGACTTCCGATTATCCTTCCATCTTCAATCACGGGGAGCTGCGAAATGTTGTTCTGTTCCATCAAGTTCGTCGCTTGCACCAGCGTCGCCTCCACGCCTACGCTGATCAACGGCCGCTTTCCTTTTCTCCCGTAGGTGACATCGCTGGCAGTCAGTTTGAACCTGGGTTCCAGGTATTGGTTGTCTTTCATCCAGGTGTCGTTGTACAGTTTAGACAAATATCTTGTACCATGATCCGGGATAATCACGACGATCATGTCTTTTTCGGTAAGCCCGGCGGCAATTTTCAAAGCCACGTGAATTGCAGATCCCGATGATCCGCCGGCAAACACGCCCTCTCTTTTTGCAAGCTGCCTGGCCGTCAAGAACGACTCTTTATCGGAAACCGTTATGACGTCGTCGATGTTCTTGAAGTCCATTATCTTTGGCATGGAATCCTGTCCGATTCCTTCTACTTTGTAGGGATGACTATCGGGAAGCTTTGCCGTCCTGTCCCAGAGGTGTCGATTTCGAAAGTATTCGGCGTAGATGCTTCCTTCAGGGTCAACTCCGATGACTTTGATGTCCGGATTTTTTTCTTTCAGATATTTTGCTGCTCCTACAATTGTTCCGCCGGTTCCGATGCCGCAAATGAAGTGTGTGATCCTGCCTTCAGATTGGTTCCAGATTTCCGGACCGGTTGTCTCATAGTGTGCCTGCGGATTGCTCGGGTTATCATATTGGTTCGGGAAAAACGAATTTGGGATTTCACGGTTCAACCGGTACGCTATGGAATGGTAACTCCGCGGATCATCGGGTTCGACGGCAGTAGGTGTGACGATGACTTCGGCGCCGAAGGCACGGAGCAAATCAATTTTTTCCTGGCTCATCTTGTCCGGCATGGTGAAGATGCACCTGTATCCTTTCATCGATGCCGCCAGCGCCAATCCCATTCCGGTGTTTCCCGAAGTACCCTCGATAATGGTTCCACCGGGTTTCAAGAGTCCGCGGCGCTCTGCGTCTTCGATCATCATCATGCCGATCCGATCTTTGACTGACCCCCCAGGGTTGAGATATTCGAGCTTTGCCAGCAGAATGGGTTTGATTCCCGCGGCGATCCGTGTCAGCCTGAGCATCGGTGTGTTGCCTATGATTTCAACGATTGAGTTGTACCACATTTCTGTACTCTAAGAGGTGATGGAATGTTAAAAGAAATTATGACTTTGAAGCAAAAAGTCCCGGCGTCTTGCTTCCGATCTCTATACGAAACGCTGCACCGGATCGAAGCCGGCGTTCTTTATCGCGCGCGTAATATGATTTAAGCTGAAACCTGAGAAATGCTTTGTGCCCGCCGCGCTCACTACGTTTTCTTCTATCATTAAGCTGCCAAAATCATCGGCGCCAAATCGCAATCCAATCTGTGCAATTTTCAATCCTTGTGTAACCCAGCTCACCTGAATTGAATCGATATTGTCTAACATGAGCCGCGAGATCGCGAGCGTCTTTAAATAATCGAATGCAGAAGATTTTTCGCGAAGGTTATCATGGTTCTCCGCCAGCTCCGTGTTCCTCGGCTGGAAAGTCCAGGGGATGAACGCCGTAAAACCGTTCGTCACGTCCTGCAGCTCGCGTACCACGATCATGTGTTGAAGCCGGTCCTCGTAATTCTCGACGTGGCCGAACATCATGGTTGCAGTCGATTTAAGTCCTAACTTGTGAGCCTCGTACATCACGCCGAGCCATTCATCCGAGGTACATTTCTTGGGTGCAATTTTGTCGCGCACGGTATCCACCAGAATTTCCGCCCCGCCTCCGGGAATCGAATCGAGTCCGGCGGCCACCAGTCGCTTAATAACCTCGCGCGTCTTCAACCCGCTCTGATCCGCTATGAAGACAATTTCTTCGGGAGACAGGGCATGAAGGCAAATGTCATAATTGGATTTTATGAATCGAAATGTATCCTCGTAATAATCCAGACCCAGTTCAGGATTCAAGCCGCCCTGCAAGAGTATTCTCGTCCCGCCGAGGTCCATGGTCTCCTGAATTTTGTTTCCGAGCTCCTCATATGTCAGCCTGTAGCTCTTTTTTTCGTCGCCGACTTTTGCGTAAAACGCACAGAAAGTGCATTCGGTAACGCAGACGTTCGTGTAATTAATGTTCCTATCGATGATATATGTGATAACCGGCTTGGGATGTTTTTTCCATCTGACATTATCGGCCAGCATTCCGATTGTAAGCAGGTCGTTGGAATTGAATAAATCCATTCCCTCTTCAAATGTCAGGCGTTCTCCTTCACGGACCTTCTTAAAAATCTGTTCCAACATGGACCTATTTCCTCATCAAAATGGCGAAAAGCGGTTAAAGAAACAACGACAAGAGAAATGTGAGCACATGAAGACTAACAATACAGATTGGGAAAAAGGTTTCAAAATTTCTTCCGGCCGCGCCAATCCCGGAAGACCTCCCTATTCTAACGGTGTCTTTGGAAGTTCCGCCTCCGACTGTTAAATTTCCACGCAAATAATCGTTGAACAAAGATAAATGAGAGCATTAATACCGGTCGCTGGCGTGGGAACCCGTCTGCGTCCTCATACATACTCGCTGCCAAAAGTCTTATTGAACGTTGGGGGCAAACCGATCGTCGGGCATATCGTCGATAAACTCTGCGATATCGGGATAAAAGAGATATCCGTCGTGGTAGGATACATGGGCGACATGGTGCAGGAGTATCTTACGAAAAATTTCAAGGCGAACTTCAAATTCTTCTTTCAGGAAGAACGGCTCGGACTTGGACATGCAGCGCACGTTGCACTGTCCGGAGATTCCAGCGATGAACCGCTCCTGATTATCCTGGGAGATACTGTTTTTGATGTCGACCTGAAGCCGCTCCTGCAAAGCGAGTATTCGAGCATCGGCGTGAAAAAAGTCGACGATCCGAGACGGTTTGGTGTGGTGGAAACGGCCGACGGATCGGTCAGGAAGCTGATCGAGAAGCCGGACCGGCCGACCTCAAATCTTGCAGTCGTCGGGTTGTATTTTATAAAGTCGCCGCGGAAGCTTACTGATGCGCTCGACGAGGTCATCGGAAAAAATATAAAAACGAAAGGCGAGTACCAGCTTACCGATGCTTTGCAGATCATGCTGGATCGCGGTGAGCGAATAACTTTCTTCGAGATCGATGGATGGTATGATTGCGGGAAGCCTGAGACCTTGCTTGAAACCAACAGACATTTATTAAAGAAGACCAAGCATTTCAAAAGGCGCGATGACGTAGTGATTATTCCGCCTGTTTACATCGCAGACTCGGCTAAGATTGAAAACTCGGTGATCGGTCCTAACGCCACAATAGATCTGGGAGTGACAATAAAAGACTCGCTGATTCGTGATTCCATAATAGGAGCCGGCGCTTCGATACAAAACTCGCTTCTCGAAGGGTCGATTGTCGGGCAGAACGCGCAGCTTAAAGGGAGTTTCAAACGCGTTAATGCCGGCGATTCGACTGAAATTGATTTCCTATAAAAAAATTTTGGAGAAATAAGATAATGTATAGACTATTTACTTCAGAGTCTGTCACCGAAGGACACCCTGACAAAGTTTGTGACCAGATATCCGATGCCGTACTCGATGCGCACTTAGCTATCGAACCGAATTCCAGAGTTGCTTGCGAAACTTACGTCACCACCGGGCTGGTGGTAATCGGCGGAGAAGTGACCACCAGCGAAATGGCCAGATCAAAGATCGATCCTGCGTCGATCGCCCGCAGGGTGATCTGCAAGATCGGCTATAATGACAGCAAACTCAAATTCGATTCGGAGTCGTGCGGAATAATAAATGTAATGCACTCGCAGTCTGCCGACATCAGCAGGGGCGTTGTCACGGGCGGTGCAGGCGATCAGGGAATGATGTTCGGCTATGCTTGTGATCAAACCGAAGAATATATGCCCCTGCCAATCGCGCTGGCTCACAGGTTGACCCGTCGTCTTGCAGAAGTGAGACGAATGCCGAAATCGCCTATGCCATATTTGCGCCCGGATGGAAAAAGTCAGGTGACCGTTGCATACCATGACAACGGGAAAATAACGGTCGAGACGGTTGTCGTCTCGACACAGCATGATCCCGAGCCTGACGGCACGAGTGAAAAAAGATGGCAGGACAAGATCGATGACGACGTCAAGAAGCATATCATCAGGGCGGTAATACCGGAAAAATTCCTGACGAAGGAGACTAAATATTATATCAATCCAACGGGAAGATTCGAGATTGGCGGACCGCATGGTGACACGGGACTTACCGGGAGAAAAATAATCGTGGATACTTACGGCGGGTACGCTCCGCACGGGGGCGGCGCTTTTTCAGGAAAGGATCCGTCAAAGGTTGACAGGAGTGCAGCTTACGCCGCGAGGTATTTGGCAAAGAATATCGTCGGCGCCGGGCTTGCAGGAGAGTGCATGATTCAGTTTGCCTACGCCATCGGAGTTGCCGAGCCGGTTTCCGTTTTGGTCGATACGAAGGGCACGGGGAAAAATATTCCGGATGATGAATTAGCAAAAGTCATTAGGAGAGTCATGGATTTGACCCCGGGTGGAATCACAAAGCATCTCAACTTGCGCCGGCCGATTTTTGAAAAGACTGCAGCCTATGGACATTTCGGAAGAGATGACAAGGATTTCACATGGGAAAAATTGGACCTTGTGAAAGCCCTGCAGAAAGAAGTAAAGTAAGATTTTGAAGAACAAGAAGACATTGGAGAATTTTATCGATGGATGAAGTGAAGGAGCTTTACAGAGTAAAAGATATTAAACTTGCAGATGAAGGCAGGAAAAGAATCGCCTGGGCCGAATCAAGAATGCCCGTCCTGATGGCACTGAAAGAGAAGTACACCGCGGCAAAGCCCTTCAAGGGATATAAGATTGCCGGATGCCTTCATGTCACGAAGGAAACTGCGGTGCTCGTCAAGACATTCGTAGCTTGCGGTGCGCAGGTAAGCTGGAGCGGCTGCAATCCTCTTTCCACCCAGGATTCCGTCGCAGCAGCACTTGCATCGGAAGATATTTCCATTTTTGCGTGGCACGGGATGTCGGTAAAAGAATTTTATTGGGCGATCGACGAAACGATAAAGATGAAACCTAATCTGACACTCGACGATGGCGCGGATTTGATCTTCACTTTGCACAACAAGTATTCGGATCTCGCCGAGACCGTGGTGATCGGAGGAACGGAAGAAACGACAACCGGTGTGCACAGACTGCGTGCCATGGCGGCCGATGGGGCACTGAAGTATCCTGTCGTCGCTGTCAACGATGCCGAGACAAAATGGGATTTTGACAATGTATACGGCACGGGTCAATCGACGCTCGACGGTATCCTGCGAGCAACTAGCATTTTGCTTGCCGGGAAAAATATAGTGGTCGCCGGTTACGGCCATTGCGGGAAAGGCGTTGCAACGCGCGCGAAGGGACTCGGCGCAAATGTGATTGTCACAGAAGTGAAGCCTACCGCTGCACTGAAGGCCACGTTGGAAGGTTTCAGAGTTATGCCGATGGATGAAGCTGCAAAGATCGGAGATATATTTATCACTGCGACCGGCGTTAAAGATGTCGTGGTCGACCGCCATTTCGAAAAGATGAAAGATGGCGCTGTCGTCTGCAACACCGGTCATTACGACTGCGAGCTTAACCTGAATCATCTAAAAGGCATCACTAAGAAGATTCAGGAGATTCGCCCGAACAACGAAGAACACATGACCAAGGATGGAAGAAGAATTTACGTACTGGCCCAGGGCAGACTGGTGAACCTCGCGGCCGCCGAAGGCCATCCGTCAGAAGTCATGGATATGTCTTTTGCGAACCAATTTATGTCCCAGCTCAGGCTTGTCGAGCTTCATAAGAAAGGGAAGAGACTTGAAAATAAGGTCCATGACATCCCGCCGGAACAGGATCAGGAAATTGCATTGGTGAAATTGAAGACAATGGGAATAAAGATCGACAAGCTCACCCCTGAGCAGGTGAAGTATCAAACAGATTACAGTTCAGGAACTTAACGCAAGATTGGCGTGGAAGGTGTCAAGAAGGCTGTTTGGGAAATTACTGAACAGCCTTTTGCATTTATGCAGTGTATGGTAAACTCGCTGCTGCGGTATCCGATGCCGCGGATTATTTGATCTTATGCGGGTAACGAAGATAGATTTCCTGGATCTGCCGGAGCTTGAACCCTACCGGACAATGCGCCGCACTTTAGAACACCGTGCGATAGGAATATTCGTGGCCGAAGGCGAGAAGGTCGTTTGTCGTCTCATCGAGAGTGATCTGGAACTCGTTTCGATTTTGCTAACGCAAGAGTGGCTCGATCAGTATCGGGATATTCTTTCAAGTCGTCTTGCCGAGGAAGGTGTTTTTGTTGCGGAGAAAGTTCAGCTTGAACAAATTGTCGGGTACGGATTACATCAGGGAATCATGGCGATAGGAAGGGTCCCGCGATCATTGAATATTTTTGAGTTTTTAGAAAAATGTCCGAAACCTAGATTGTTTGTTGCTGTCGACGGAATAGCAAACTCTGAAAACATGGGAGTGATTGTCAGGAACTGTGCTGCGTTCGGCGTACAAGCTTTGGTTGTGGGTGAAACTTCCTGTGACCCGTATCTTAGACGCTCGGTCAGAAATTCTATGGGGACGATTTTCAACCTGCCCATTGTCAACGTCGACAGGTTGTCAGAAACAATGAAGAAATTATCTGAAGGGGTTCGCTCGGAACATGAAAAATCTTCAATCCGGATAATTGCGGCCGACCCGAAACATGATTCCAGTGAAATCTCAGGAGTCGATTTGACAGAGGATATTTGTTTGGTTTTCGGCAGCGAAGGTGAAGGAATTTCGGGAGAGGTTTTGGAGAATTGCAGCGTTCGAATGAAGATTCCGATGCACCATGATGTAGACTCCATCAACGTGGGAAGCTCTGTAGGCGTTATTCTTTATGAAGCTGTTCGTCAAAGAGGAAAACCAAAGCCCCGGATCTAGTCCGGCTTAGGATAGCGATATTGAGGCAGACTGCCTCTCGCGTAGTTCAAATATAGTTTAAAATCAATCTATTTCGGGTGTTTTGTTGGCACAACCATTGTGAGTTATAGGTGTGCTTGAAAAGCTTTTAGACTAATCTCAGACAGTTGGAGAAATAAAATGTGTCTTGGTGTGCCTGGAAAAATCACGAAGATCGTCGATAACGAAACCGGATTGAAGATGGGAACGGTGAACTTCGGCGGTGTGTCAAAGGAAGTATGTCTTGCTTATGTGCTCGAAGCAAAAGTCGGCGACTATGTGGTCGTTCATGTCGGATTTGCGATCAGCATCGTGGATGAGATGGAGGCGAAACAGGTTTTTGATTATCTAGATCAAATTGATGAGCTATCCGACCGGATGCCATCGGAAAAAGATCTTGGCGAGCAAGAGCAGGCGCGATAAAATGCACGAACTCTCGATAGCCGGAAATATTTTGGAAATAGTGAATGAAAATACCGATGGAGGTTCTGAGGTTAAAAGTATAAAAGTGAAGATAGGCAGGCTTGCTGGTGTCATACCCGATTCTCTTGAGTTTTGTTTCAGTGCCATCACGAAGGACACGCCTCTTGAAAAAGCAAAACTAGAAATTGAAAACGTTGAAGTAGTTGTACACTGTAATAGTTGTGGAGCTGCTTTTGCAGTTGAGGATTTTTTCTTCCAGTGCCAGAATTGCGGAAGTCCCGATGTGAAAGTTATTTCGGGAAATGAATTGCAGGTCGTCGAAGTCGAAATAAATGATGGAGCTGATAAGCCAACGTGAGCATCATAACCATAGAAAAAAAAGTGCTGCAAAAAAACGACGAAGTGGCACAGCAAAACAGACTGGTATTTGATAAATACGGCATCTATGCAATAAATCTAGTGAGTTCACCTGGCGCGGGCAAAACGAGCTTACTGGAGAAAACGCTGGAGTATCTCAAGGGCAAAATCGGAATTGCCGTGATCGAGGGCGATGTTCAGACCGATCTCGATGCGCGGCGCGTCTCGAAGCTCGGCGTGCCTGTTGTCCAGATCGTGACAAACGGCGGATGTCATCTTGAAGCGAAACTTGTTCAGGATGCCATTGTAAATATTCATATGGAAAACGTAAAACTTCTGGTAATTGAAAATGTGGGCAACCTGGTTTGCCCGGCTGGCTACGACCTTGGCGAAGCAGTGAAAGTGGTTGTTGCGAGTACCCCTGAGGGGGACGACAAGCCGTTAAAGTACCCTGCTATGTTTCGTAATGCTTCGGTTTTGATCATTAACAAAATAGATCTTGTGCCTTATCTCAATTGCGACCTCGTACAACTTAAGAAAAACGCACTTCAGATAAACCCGAACTTGAAAGTATTTGAAACCTCCTGTACCACCAACGCGGGAATCCCTGACTGGTCTGAGTGGCTTTTGAGTAAAGCGATTTGAAAACTCGTCTTCACATGGTTTTACACGGTGCGGTACAGGGTGTCGGCTTTAGACCTTTTGTCTATCGGCTCGCTGCGGAAATGGGACTCAACGGATGGGTGCTCAATTCGTCGCAGGGAGTGTTCATAGAGGTTGAAGGCGAAAAAAATCTTCTTGATCAATTTGTAATCCGACTCGAAAAAGAAAAGCCTCCGCGAGCTTATGTCCAGGGCATTGAGACTTCCTTTCTTGACCCCGTCGGTTACGAGAGCTTTGAAATAAAAGAAAGCAACTCTGACGGTGAGAAAAGTGTGCTGGTACTCCCCGATATTGCAACATGCCCGGATTGTGTGAGAGAAATTTTTGAACCGGGCAACCGCAGGTATCTTTACCCTTTTACAAATTGCACGAACTGTGGGCCAAGATTCAGCATCATAAAATCTCTGCCTTACGACAGACCTAACACGACGATGCAAAAATTTGAGATGTGCGAAGAGTGCAGAGAAGAATATGAGAATCCGGGAAACAGGAGATTTCATGCACAACCGAACGCATGTCCGAAATGCGGACCGCACATCGAACTGTGGGACAGAAACGGCGGAGTTTTAGCAGCGCACCATGATGCACTTCTTCAGGCTTCTGAGGCAATAAAAGTTGGAAAGATAGTTGCACTGAAAGGAATCGGTGGCTTTCAGCTCCTTGTGGATGCACGAAACGACGAAGGAGTGAAACTCCTGCGCGTCAGAAAGCATCGTGAAGAGAAACCATTTGCGCTGATGTATCCTTCATTGGGGCGTCTGAAGCAAGAATGTGAAATCTCGGAAATCGAAGAGAGGCTTCTCCTTTCACCTGAAGCGCCGATCGTATTGTTGAAAAGGATGAAGCAGGAAATGCCGCAGATAGCACCGTCGGTTGCTCCCCGCAATCCGTATCTGGGCGCAATGCTCCCTTACTCTCCGCTCCATCATATCCTGCGGCGGCAACTCGATTTTCCTTTGGTTGCAACGAGCGGAAACATCTCGGATGAGCCGATTTGCACTGATGAATCTGAAGCGATCGAGAAGCTTAAGAACATAGCCGATTTCTTCCTTGTGCATGATCGACCTGTTGAGCGGCACGTCGATGACTCTGTCGTGAGGGTGATGGCCGGTCGCGTCCAGATTGTCCGCCGTGCAAGAGGATACGCGCCGTTCCCGATTGAAAATGAGAATGAATGCCGTAAAGTAGTGCTTGCGGTAGGCGGACATTTGAAAAATACCGTGGCGATGAATTCCGGGAACAACATATTTCTAAGCCAGCACATCGGGGATTTATCCACTCAGGAAGCGTTGCGTGCTTTTGAGAAGGTAACGGGGGATTTCCAGAAACTGTATGAGATTTCTCCGAAACTGATTGCACATGATATGCACCCCGATTACTCGTCGACTCACTTTGCCGAGAAGGCGCGTGGCGAGAAGCTGAGAGTTCAGCATCATTTTGCTCATGTTGCGTCCTGCATGGCTGAGAATAAACTGGAAGGAGATGTTCTGGGCGTCTCCTGGGATGGAACGGGATATGGAGAAGATGGCACGGTCTGGGGCGGTGAATTTCTTTTGACCGATGGGGCGTTCTATGAACGAATCGCGACCTTGAGATCATTTCGGTTGCCGGGCAGCTCGGCTTCAATAAAAGAACCTCGGCGCACTGCTATAGGACTCCTCTATGAGATTTTTGGCGACGAGTTGTTTCTGATGAAAGACCTGGAACCGATCAAGGCATTCGATGAAGGATCACTTGCAATCTTAAGACAAATGCTCGCGAAAAAACTGAACTCGCCGGTTACGACCAGCGCCGGACGGCTCTTTGATTCAGTATCTTCAATAGTCGGCTTGCGCCAGGTTGTCAATTTTGAAGGTCAGGGCGCGATGGAATTGGAATTTGCACTGGACGGAGTCTGTTCCGAAGAAACGTACCATTTTGAACTTGCAGGAAGCAGAAGACAGGACTCGGTGGTTAAGAAATACTACGACCCGGATTTCGTAATTGATTGGGAGCCCATGATAAGGGAAATCATCTTCGATGAGTCGAGGACAATCCCTTTCGGATTAATCTCTGCAAAATTCCACAATACCCTGGTTGAAATGATTGTCGCGGTCGCCGAGCAGGCAGGCAGGGAAAAGGTTGTGCTGAGCGGCGGGTGTTTTCAGAATAAATATTTGACCGAAAGAGCGGTCGCGAGGTTGTCTGAAAAGGGATTCAAGCCGTACTGGCATCAGAGAGTGCCGCCAAATGATGGAGGAATTTCGCTCGGGCAAATATTTGTTGCATTAAATAGGAGCAAGAGACAGGGAACACGGAGTCAGAATCAAGAAATCAGAAGTGAGGAGCTGACGGCTGAAAATTAAATGAAGTATCTTGATGAATACAGGAACGCTGACGCCGCGAAGAAGTACGCTGAAATGATCCATAAAGTCACGAAGCACAAGTGGACCATGATGGAAATTTGCGGCGGTCAGACACATGCGATCGTGAAATTTGGGATAGACCACCTGCTCCCGCAGGAAATCACGCTTGTTCATGGCCCGGGATGTCCAGTTTGTGTCACTCCGCTCGAGATAATCGACAAAGCTATCGCGATTGCGGGAATGCGCGATATTATCTTCACTTCATTTGGTGATATGCTTCGCGTGCCCGGTTCGAAAAAAGATCTGCTGACCGTAAAATCCGAAGGCGGTGATGTCAGGATAGTCTATTCGCCGCTTGACGCTGTGAAGTTAGCCCGACAAAATCCGAGTAAAAAGATTGTTTTCTTTGCCGTCGGGTTTGAAACGACAGCTCCGGCAAATGCCATGGCCGTCCGGGAGGCAAGCAATACGGGAGCAAAGAATTTTTCAATCCTCTCCTCGCATGTCCTTGTTCCTCCGGCCATAGAAGCCATACTGTCATCGTCGTCCAATCTTGTTCAGGCATTTCTTGCAGCGGGTCACGTGTGCACGGTTATGGGATATGAGGATTATTTGCCGATATCGAAACAATATAAAACCCCGATTGTCGTCACAGGATTCGAGCCCGTTGATATTCTACAAGGAATTTACATGGCAGTTAAACAACTTGAAGAGGGAAGAGCTGAGGTTGAGAATCAATATGCCCGCGCGGTTAGGAAGGAAGGAAATATTCCGGCGAAGAAAATGTTGTCCGAAGTCTTTGAGGTGATAGACAGAAAGTGGCGTGGTATCGGGACGATTCCGCGAAGCGGATGGGGGTTGAAACCCGAATTTGCCGACTACGATGCGGAGAAAATATTTGACGTGGATGAAATAGAAACTAAAGAATCGTCGGCCTGTATTGCCGGTCAAATCATGCAAGGACTGAAGAAACCTAATGAATGTCCTGCCTTCGGAGCGGAATGTAAACCGGAGCGTCCGTTGGGTGCACCCATGGTTTCGTCCGAAGGTTCGTGCGCGGCATATTTTCATTATGGAAGGTTTAGAGAGGCGGAAAGGAATTGAGCAGTGACAAACAAACCTCCGATTGATCTGAGCGGCGGCTTTGCCTGCCCCATTCCGAAATCCGAGTACGAGAATATCCTCCTGGCACACGGCAGCGGTGGAAAACTCACGCATCAACTCATCGAGAAAATGTTCCTCCCTCAGTTCAAAAATAAGCTGCTTGAGCCGCTCCATGACGGTGCGGTATTTACAGTCGGGAAACAAAAGTTTGCTTTCACGACCGACTCTTACGTCGTGCATCCAATTTTTTTCCCGGGCGGAAATATCGGTGAGCTTGCAGTGAACGGAACCGTAAACGACCTTGCGATGTGTGGAGCCAACCCGGTTTACCTTTCTGCCGGCTTCATAATCGAAGAAGGATTGCCCGTGGATGATCTTTGGAAAATTGTTCTGTCAATGCAGGAGGCCGTGAAGCGTGCAGGAATTATGCTTGTCACCGGAGATACGAAGGTGGTTGACCGGGGAAAGGGCGACAAGATTTTCATAAATACCTCCGGTATCGGGATTATTGAAAATGGAGTTGAGATTAGCCCGAAGAAGATAAAAGTTGGCGACAAGATAATTGTCAGCGGTGAAATTGCCCTGCACGGCATCGCGATCATGTCGGTGCGTGAAGGGATCGAGTTTGAAACGGAAATCAAAAGCGACACCGCACCGCTGAATAAACTCGTGCAGAAAATGTTAGACGCCGGCAACATCCATGTCCTTCGTGATCCGACTCGCGGCGGTGTTGCAACGACGCTGAATGAGCTTGCTGAACAGTCGAAGCTTGGTATTCTGATAGAGGAAGAAAGCATACCAGTCCCCGATGACGTGCGCGGTGCTTGCGAAATCCTCGGACTAGATCCGTTGTACATTGCAAACGAAGGAAAACTTCTTGCA comes from the Candidatus Acidiferrales bacterium genome and includes:
- the hypE gene encoding hydrogenase expression/formation protein HypE, translating into MTNKPPIDLSGGFACPIPKSEYENILLAHGSGGKLTHQLIEKMFLPQFKNKLLEPLHDGAVFTVGKQKFAFTTDSYVVHPIFFPGGNIGELAVNGTVNDLAMCGANPVYLSAGFIIEEGLPVDDLWKIVLSMQEAVKRAGIMLVTGDTKVVDRGKGDKIFINTSGIGIIENGVEISPKKIKVGDKIIVSGEIALHGIAIMSVREGIEFETEIKSDTAPLNKLVQKMLDAGNIHVLRDPTRGGVATTLNELAEQSKLGILIEEESIPVPDDVRGACEILGLDPLYIANEGKLLA